One Saccharomycodes ludwigii strain NBRC 1722 chromosome VI, whole genome shotgun sequence DNA segment encodes these proteins:
- the MTG2 gene encoding putative GTPase MTG2 (similar to Saccharomyces cerevisiae YHR168W | MTG2 | MiTochondrial Gtpase 2), protein MFRYTKTVFSQVSRKGRNRLQNNVSHIPDNAPRLQENENWLQNLSSEKQLEPKISKALKLGNSVKKQIELVEDYPNGHIINENDKIDNHDSTKDYTIISTPPQTPFIHIKSPLINFTNIKYFNHSFNKQSNAFIDVRIVKCKSGDGGDGCVSFFRDANRAVGPPNGGDGGDGGSIYIQTDPAINSLAKLSHSYIATNGGNGAKDQLDGKRGKDILIKVPLGTLVKWSFDPKIIRAFINDKLENMTESNSNHNIRNLLKHQFVDLDCVGEFATDRDPQYIQLFRKSYEPGEGWVFKEKDHEYHIGKQWFRDLRHKIKKHDLVLDNDELLVDKFPLEGLDLDREMDHPVPLLIGGKGGMGNMHFLTNLIRNPRFAKVGRNGLEQYFMFELKILADLGLVGFPNAGKSTILNKISNAKPRIGHWEFTTLSPTIGTVSPSLSKPSFTVADIPGIIRGASKDKGMGLEFLRHIERSRGLVFVLGMDRPEPLEDLKVLIDELNSHGITKTHNALVICNKCDVNPEQTFAKFNSIQRFCNEMKWDICPISALNNENIDILISKMSDLVEHGKNSYKRAIKINLESL, encoded by the coding sequence ATGTTTCGTTATACTAAAACTGTATTTTCACAAGTATCAAGAAAAGGGAGAAATAGACTTCAAAATAACGTATCTCATATTCCAGATAATGCACCCAGACTacaagaaaatgaaaactgGCTACAAAACTTGTCTTCTGAAAAACAACTAGAGCCAAAGATTTCTAAAGCATTGAAATTAGGCAATAGTGTAAAAAAACAGATTGAATTGGTCGAAGACTACCCAAATGGCCACATAATTAATGAGAATGATAAAATCGACAATCATGATAGCACAAAAGATTACACTATAATATCTACGCCACCACAAACACCATTTATCCATATTAAATCaccattaataaattttaccaatattaaatatttcaatcATTCCTTTAATAAACAATCAAACGCCTTTATAGATGTTAGGATCGTAAAATGTAAAAGTGGTGATGGTGGTGACGGATGTGTATCCTTTTTCAGGGATGCGAATCGTGCAGTGGGTCCACCTAATGGTGGGGATGGCGGTGACGGTGGctctatatatattcaaacAGATCCTGCGATTAATTCTTTGGCAAAATTAAGTCACAGCTATATTGCTACCAATGGTGGGAATGGTGCAAAAGATCAATTAGATGGGAAAAGGGGcaaagatattttaataaaggtTCCGTTGGGTACACTAGTTAAATGGTCTTTTGATCCAAAAATCATTAGGGCTTTCataaatgataaattaGAAAACATGACTGAAAGTAACAGCAATCACAACATTagaaatttgttaaaacaTCAATTTGTTGATTTGGATTGTGTTGGTGAGTTTGCAACTGATAGAGATCCTCAATACATCCAACTATTTAGAAAATCATATGAGCCTGGTGAAGGTTGggtttttaaagaaaaggatCATGAGTATCATATTGGTAAGCAGTGGTTTAGGGATTTAAGACATAAAATTAAGAAGCATGATTTGGTTTTAGACAATGACGAATTATTAGTTGATAAATTTCCATTGGAAGGTTTGGATTTAGATAGAGAGATGGATCACCCAGTGCCTTTGTTAATTGGTGGTAAAGGTGGTATGGGTAATATGCattttttaactaattTGATTAGAAACCCTAGGTTTGCAAAAGTAGGTAGAAACGGTTTAGAGCAATATTTTATGTTTGAGTTGAAAATATTGGCTGACTTGGGGCTTGTTGGTTTCCCCAATGCAGGTAAATCTactattttaaataaaatatccaaCGCTAAACCCAGAATTGGACATTGGGAGTTTACTACGTTATCTCCAACAATTGGTACTGTTTCGCCTAGTTTATCTAAACCAAGTTTTACAGTAGCTGATATTCCAGGTATTATTAGAGGTGCAAGTAAGGATAAGGGGATGGGATTGGAGTTTTTGAGGCATATTGAACGATCAAGAGGGTTAGTTTTTGTCTTAGGCATGGACAGACCAGAGCCTCTCGAAGATTTGAAAGTTTTGATTGATGAATTGAATTCACACGGGATAACTAAAACGCATAATGCGTTGGTAATATGCAATAAATGTGATGTTAATCCGGAACAAACATTTGCCAAATTTAACTCGATTCAACGTTTCTGCAATGAAATGAAATGGGATATATGCCCTATTAGTGCgttaaataatgaaaata
- the THP2 gene encoding Thp2p (similar to Saccharomyces cerevisiae YHR167W | THP2 | THO2 - HPR1 Phenotype) produces MESAFLQESKHLSANYDLLNGKILPLLQTISDSTDEQEITESVRELKKLHRETILTLSKVQAGSINISESRKVRENMILMKSKGRIKMKFGENKISEYFSALHSFNLKCLTHVNYLNRLSVEPVHQYSISEGDKIVANRTCLSDPVHKIIDEYLNEQQLFEDTQKLRNELLNIVEEIKLTRVKYALEDKEVLQEEFSKITKDMQSWQRKYSELESALFGSSSNSITSIINSVQGNPNHGVFK; encoded by the coding sequence TCTAAACACTTGAGTGCAAATTATGATTTGTTAAATGGCAAAATACTTCCGCTCCTACAAACAATCAGTGACTCTACAGATGAACAAGAAATCACTGAATCTGTAagagaattaaaaaaactacaCAGGGAAACAATATTAACTTTAAGTAAAGTACAAGCAGGTTCGATCAACATATCAGAAAGTAGAAAAGTTAGAGAAAATATGATTTTGATGAAATCGAAGGGTAGGATTAAGATGAAGTTTGGTGAGAATAAGATATCCGAATATTTTAGTGCCTTGCattcatttaatttaaaatgttTAACGCATGTCAATTATTTGAATAGACTCTCTGTTGAACCGGTCCATCAGTATAGTATATCAGAAGGTGATAAAATTGTCGCCAATAGGACCTGTTTAAGTGACCCTGTTCACAAGATTATTGatgaatatttaaatgaacAACAATTATTTGAAGATACACAAAAGTTAAGAAATGAATTATTGAATATTGTCGAAGAAATTAAACTTACAAGGGTTAAATACGCGCTAGAAGATAAAGAAGTGTTACAAGAAGAGTTTTCTAAAATAACCAAGGACATGCAGTCATGGCAGAGAAAATATAGTGAGCTTGAATCTGCATTATTTGGTTCTAGTTCAAATAGTATAACAAGCATCATCAATTCTGTACAGGGAAACCCGAACCATGGAGTTTTTAAATAG